The following coding sequences lie in one Timaviella obliquedivisa GSE-PSE-MK23-08B genomic window:
- a CDS encoding tetratricopeptide repeat protein produces the protein MSLSLPQSSSEIPLGGRYKIISHLGAGGFGQTFLAEDLHLPGHPVCVLKQLKPEISNDNTLQMARRCFNTEAKVLYQLGIHEQIPRLLAHFEQDKEFYLAQEFIEGNSLTEELTEGKVWSEDYVINLLKEILHILSFVHQQQVIHRDIKPSNLIRRKKDDRIELIDFGAVKQVGTLEAIDAESGLTNVTISIGTKGYMPSEQLAGKPRFSSDIYAVGILGIQALTGVHPRHFEEDTQGEIAWHHRVAQVSPALRAVLDRMVNYDFRSRYLDALEALEALEVLETLETLPLPASAVPKTAGRLNSATVLQNLTQFQSKNGSTGRASRGKSVEPQGQDDESPATAIWLTASSESGVMERSDLTHLTTHAIGRSRPSTVSTRVARAMGASAGSDATSMMAEDNDHRRQQAWIGLGAIALLGLAYTLAQLFVPNWSEQFLNPAQTPDALAQTDKDALTPEEQAIEFLKQANLKMQAGESAASLKLYDKSLALKADSPEANAGRCEALNHLNRPDEAIVFCNDALAYKPNYSQALWSKGNALFLQKRQFEALKLYEEVTERKPEFAPGWVRLGMTLQALGRSAEALNALDKGIALYRNSAEAWGAKGKALLNLQRYEQAVIAFNKALQIQPDDLQWLKLKEQARSRQR, from the coding sequence ATGAGTCTCTCATTGCCCCAAAGCAGTTCAGAAATTCCTCTGGGCGGACGTTACAAAATTATTAGCCATCTCGGTGCAGGTGGATTTGGTCAGACTTTTCTGGCAGAAGATCTGCATTTGCCAGGGCATCCTGTTTGTGTGCTGAAGCAGCTTAAGCCCGAGATCAGCAACGACAATACCCTTCAAATGGCGAGACGCTGCTTCAACACTGAGGCAAAAGTTCTCTATCAGCTTGGCATCCACGAGCAAATCCCTCGGTTGCTGGCTCACTTTGAGCAAGACAAAGAGTTTTATTTGGCTCAAGAGTTTATCGAAGGCAATTCTTTAACTGAAGAGTTAACTGAAGGAAAGGTTTGGTCAGAAGACTACGTGATCAATCTGCTGAAGGAGATTCTTCATATCCTCAGCTTTGTTCATCAACAGCAAGTGATTCACCGCGACATCAAGCCGTCTAATTTGATTCGCCGTAAAAAAGACGATCGCATCGAACTGATTGATTTTGGAGCGGTTAAGCAGGTTGGCACGCTAGAAGCGATCGATGCAGAAAGCGGGCTCACGAATGTCACGATTTCGATCGGCACGAAAGGATACATGCCCAGTGAGCAGTTGGCAGGCAAGCCTCGCTTTAGCAGTGATATCTACGCTGTAGGCATTCTAGGCATCCAGGCACTGACTGGGGTACATCCTCGGCACTTTGAGGAAGATACTCAAGGCGAAATTGCCTGGCATCATCGAGTGGCTCAGGTTAGTCCTGCCTTAAGGGCAGTGCTCGATCGCATGGTCAACTATGACTTTCGATCGCGTTATCTCGACGCTCTAGAAGCTCTGGAAGCCTTAGAAGTCCTAGAAACTCTAGAAACGTTGCCGCTGCCAGCATCGGCAGTGCCCAAGACGGCAGGCAGGTTGAATTCGGCAACTGTTTTGCAAAACTTGACTCAGTTTCAATCTAAAAACGGCTCTACTGGGAGAGCCTCTAGGGGCAAGTCGGTAGAGCCACAGGGACAAGACGACGAATCTCCAGCCACTGCCATTTGGCTGACAGCCAGTTCAGAGAGTGGTGTCATGGAGCGCTCTGATTTAACGCATTTAACCACCCACGCGATCGGTCGATCGCGCCCTAGCACTGTCTCTACTAGGGTTGCTAGAGCAATGGGCGCTAGCGCTGGATCTGATGCTACGTCTATGATGGCTGAGGATAACGATCATCGGCGGCAACAGGCTTGGATTGGGCTTGGAGCGATCGCCCTGTTGGGTCTTGCTTACACCCTAGCCCAACTGTTTGTGCCCAACTGGAGCGAGCAGTTTTTGAACCCCGCCCAAACGCCTGATGCGCTCGCTCAGACTGATAAGGACGCGCTGACACCCGAAGAGCAAGCGATCGAATTCTTAAAACAAGCCAATCTAAAAATGCAGGCAGGCGAGTCCGCTGCCTCGTTGAAGCTGTACGACAAGTCGCTTGCCCTTAAAGCCGACTCCCCTGAGGCGAATGCAGGACGATGTGAAGCACTCAATCATCTCAACCGTCCTGATGAGGCGATCGTTTTTTGCAACGATGCTCTGGCATACAAGCCCAACTACTCTCAAGCTCTTTGGAGCAAGGGTAATGCCCTCTTCCTTCAGAAACGGCAATTTGAGGCGCTCAAGCTCTATGAAGAAGTGACGGAACGCAAGCCAGAGTTTGCCCCTGGTTGGGTAAGACTGGGTATGACTTTGCAAGCCCTGGGACGCTCTGCTGAAGCGCTGAATGCATTAGACAAAGGGATCGCGCTTTATCGCAACTCTGCTGAAGCGTGGGGAGCAAAGGGTAAAGCTTTGCTAAATCTGCAACGCTATGAACAGGCAGTGATTGCGTTTAATAAGGCGCTTCAGATTCAGCCTGACGATCTTCAGTGGCTGAAGCTAAAAGAGCAAGCGCGATCGCGCCAAAGATAG